Proteins from one Triticum aestivum cultivar Chinese Spring chromosome 7A, IWGSC CS RefSeq v2.1, whole genome shotgun sequence genomic window:
- the LOC123151562 gene encoding beta-1,2-xylosyltransferease XAX1, which translates to MASTAYARGSKPPAGPGERRQPRLAKELSRIEPKKLGIGLVAGCCLALLTYISFARLFAIYSPVFESTSMVMKNAPPASTAVPSTEEAVPVQKKIEVEGGEYLAGGGTEPKEPGFPEETKIEEKVETPAETESTQKEETAVTKPDGGDKTEEVKATMTCDENAVDEGFPYARPSVCELTGDVRVSPKEKTMFFVNPSGAGPFDDNGEKKIRPYARKDTFLLPGVVEVTIKSVASPVSAPACSRRHDVPAVVFSTAGYTDNFFHDNTDVMIPLFLSTSHFAGEVQLLITNYKPWWVAKFAPLLKKLSNYEVINFDKEADVHCFPGGQLGLYRDRDLIIGPHPTRNPRNLTMVDYNRFLRRAFGLPRDAPAVLGDKTAVRPKMLMIERKGTRKLLNLRAVQALCEELGFEVTVAEAGADVRAFAATVNAADVLLAVHGAGLTNQIFLPTGAVLVQIVPWGKMDWMATNFYGQPARDMQLRYVEYYVSEEETTLKDKYSRDHYVFKNPMQIHAQGWPALAEIVMKQDVMVNVTRFKPFLLKALDQLQD; encoded by the exons ATGGCGTCCACGGCGTACGCGCGGGGTTCCAAGCCGCCGGCCGGCCCCGGCGAGCGGAGGCAGCCGCGGCTGGCCAAGGAGCTGAGCAGGATCGAGCCCAAGAAGCTCGGGATCGGGCTCGTCGCCGGCTGCTGCCTCGCCCTCCTCACCTACATCTCCTTCGCCCGCCTCTTCGCCATCTACTCGCCGGTCTTCG AGAGCAcgtccatggtgatgaagaacgcGCCGCCTGCGTCCACGGCGGTGCCCAGCACGGAGGAGGCCGTGCCGGTACAGAAGAAGATCGAAGTCGAGGGCGGTGAATATCTGGCTGGAGGCGGCACGGAGCCGAAAGAGCCCGGCTTTCCAGAAGAAACAAAGATCGAAGAAAAGGTGGAGACCCCAGCGGAGACAGAAAGCACCCAAAAAGAGGAGACCGCGGTAACCAAGCCAG ATGGTGGCGATAAAACAGAAGAGGTCAAGGCCACGATGACCTGCGACGAGAACGCCGTGGACGAGGGCTTCCCCTACGCGCGCCCGTCCGTGTGTGAGCTCACCGGCGACGTCCGGGTCAGCCCCAAGGAGAAGACCATGTTCTTCGTCAACCCGTCGGGCGCCGGCCCGTTTGACGACAACGGGGAGAAGAAGATCCGGCCGTACGCCCGCAAGGACACCTTCCTGCTCCCGGGCGTCGTGGAGGTCACCATCAAGTCCGTCGCGTCGCCCGTGTCCGcgccggcgtgctcccggcgcCACGACGTCCCCGCGGTCGTCTTCTCCACGGCCGGCTACACCGACAACTTCTTCCACGACAACACGGACGTCATGATCCCGCTCTTCCTCTCCACGTCGCACTTCGCCGGCGAGGTGCAGCTCCTCATCACCAACTACAAGCCGTGGTGGGTGGCCAAGTTCGCGCCGCTCCTCAAGAAGCTGTCCAACTACGAGGTGATCAACTTCGACAAGGAGGCGGACGTGCACTGCTTCCCCGGCGGGCAGCTCGGGCTGTACCGCGACCGCGACCTCATCATCGGCCCGCACCCGACCCGCAACCCGCGCAACCTCACCATGGTCGACTACAACCGGTTCCTCCGCCGCGCCTTCGGCCTGCCGCGGGACGCCCCCGCGGTGCTCGGCGACAAGACGGCCGTCAGGCCCAAGATGCTCATGATCGAGCGCAAGGGCACGCGCAAGCTGCTCAACCTGCGCGCCGTCCAGGCCCTCTGCGAGGAGCTGGGGTTCGAGGTCACCGTGGCCGAGGCCGGCGCCGACGTGCGCGCCTTCGCCGCGACGGTCAACGCCGCCGACGTGCTCCTGGCGGTGCACGGCGCCGGGCTGACCAACCAGATCTTCCTGCCGACCGGCGCCGTGCTGGTGCAGATCGTGCCGTGGGGCAAGATGGACTGGATGGCCACCAACTTCTACGGGCAGCCGGCGCGCGACATGCAGCTCCGCTACGTCGAGTACTACGTGTCCGAGGAGGAGACGACGCTCAAGGACAAGTACTCCCGCGACCACTACGTCTTCAAGAACCCCATGCAGATCCACGCGCAGGGGTGGCCGGCGCTCGCCGAGATCGTCATGAAGCAGGACGTCATGGTGAATGTCACCAGATTCAAGCCATTCCTCCTCAAGGCGCTTGACCAGCTGCAGGATTAA